The Haemorhous mexicanus isolate bHaeMex1 chromosome 35, bHaeMex1.pri, whole genome shotgun sequence genome window below encodes:
- the LOC132341114 gene encoding pre-mRNA-processing factor 39-like isoform X1, whose product MAAEGPEEGPGGSGGTGEAMDGDGDGGESPGTGGGPPAEPPPPAPPDPDPGADPDPDPGAGPDDPGADAGAAPPPPAALNGAPPPAEPPPEEPPPFPPEFQRLWGAAQGSPHDFGAWTELLAYVEQEELLEAARRAFDAFFQRYPYCFGYWRKYAELERRLGSARRAQQVLERGLQSIPLSLELWLHYIGLLQSSLDPARPESAQRVRGAFEAALAAAGMDFRSDKLWESYVEWERERGDLRAVTAIYDRLLSMPTQLYSHHWERFKEHVLQHPPGAILSPEELLWVRSKLGPGPEPAPRPPEAPPGAEPPPGAPPQAQEDLDQEKIRELVISMRQQIYTQNEAEVSKRWNFEDGIKRPYFHVKPLERAQLRNWREYLDWEVAAGSHERSIVLFERCLIACALYEEFWVKYTRYLESRTVPGARSVFQRACGFHLPRKPNIHLLWAAFEEKQGNVDEARRILRSFEAAVPGLAMVRLRRVSLERRHGRVAEAEALLLEAMRANEGLPLGSFYAVKLARQVCKVQKNLGKARKVLVEALEKDPENARLHANLLEMEFGADVGQNEGNTMSCFERALRSPLPDEAKLLFSQRRVEFLEDFGSSIHSLLKAYDEHQKILKAHAARKRAPENGSEEPDDKRLRPDDPSGLLGPLSFSGGDPNPSYNYWYQHGYGTYGYQSPWGYSHYYGQS is encoded by the exons ATGGCGGCGGAGGGGCCCGAGGAGGGACCCGGGGGCTCCGGGGGCACCGGGGAGGCGAtggacggggacggggacggcgGTGAGAGCCCGGGAACGGGCGGGG gCCCCCCGGCCGAGCCTCCCCCTCCCGCTCCccccgatcccgatcccggtgctgatcccgatcccgatcccggtGCCGGTCCCGATGATCCCGGTGCCGATGCCGgtgccgcccctccccccccggcCGCCCTGAACGGGGCCCCTCCCCCCGCGGAGCCGCCCCCGGAGGAGCCGCCGCCGTTCCCGCCCGAGTTCCAGCGGCTCTGGGGGGCggcccagggcagcccccacGACTTCGGCGCCTGGACCGAGCTGCTGGCCTACGTGGAGCAGGAG gagctgctggaggccgCCCGCCGCGCCTTCGACGCGTTCTTCCAGCGCTACCCGTACTGCTTCGGCTACTGGCGCAAGTACGCCGAGCTGGAGCGGCGCCTGGgcagcgcccgccgcgcccAGCAG gtgctggAGCGGGGGCTGCAGTCCATCCCcctgagcctggagctgtggctgcactaCATCGGCCTCCTGCAGAGCTCGCTGGACCCCGCGCGGCCCGAGAGCGCCCAGCGCGTGCGGGG GGCGTTCGAGGCGGCGCTGGCGGCGGCCGGGATGGATTTCCGCTCGGACAAGCTCTGGGAATCCTACGTGGAGTGGGAGCGGGAGCGCGGCGACCTCCGCGCCGTCACGGCCATCTACGACCGCCTGCTGTCCATGCCCACGCAGCTCTACAGCCACCACTGGGAGAG GTTCAAGGAGCACGTGCTGCAGCACCCGCCCGGTGCCATCCTGTCCCccgaggagctgctctgggtccGCTCCAAGCTCGGGCCCGGCCCCGAGCCCGCCCCGAGGCCGCCGGAGGCGCCGCCGGGCGCGGAGCCGCCCCCCGGGGCCCCGCCCCAGGCTCAG GAGGATCTGGACCAGGAGAAGATCCGGGAGCTCGTGATCTCCATGAGGCAGCAAATCTACACCCAGAACGAGGCCGAAGTCAGCAAACGCTGGAACTTCGAGGATGGG ATCAAGCGTCCCTATTTCCACGTGAAGCCCCTGGAGCGGGCGCAGCTGCGGAACTGGCGCGAGTACCTGGACTGGGAGGTGGCGGCGGGCTCGCACGAGCGCAGCATCGTCCTCTTCGAGCGCTGCCTCATCGCCTGCGCCCTCTACGAGGAGTTCTGGGTCAAG TACACGCGGTACCTGGAGTCCCGCACGGTGCCGGGCGCCCGCAGCGTTTTCCAGCGCGCCTGCGGCTTCCACCTGCCCCGCAAGCCCAACATCCACCTGCTGTGGGCCGCCTTCGAGGAGAAGCAAG GCAACGTGGACGAGGCCCGGCGCATCCTGCGCAGTTTCGAGGCGGCGGTGCCCGGCCTGGCCATGGTGCGGCTGCGCCGCGTCAGCCTGGAGCGCCGGCACGGGCGCGTGGCCGAGGCCGAGGCGCTGCTGCTCGAGGCCATGAGGGCCAACgaggggctgcccctgggctccTTCTACGCCGTCAAGCTGGCCCGGCAGGTGTGCAAGGTGCAGAAGAACCTGGGCAAGGCCCGCAAGGTGCTGGTGGAGGCCCTGGAGAAGGACCCG GAGAACGCCCGGCTCCACGCCAACCTGCTGGAGATGGAGTTCGGGGCGGACGTGGGGCAGAACGAGGGCAACACCATGAGCTGCTTCGAGCGCGCCCTGCGCAGCCCCCTGCCCGACGAGGCCAAGCTGCTCTTCTCGCAGCGCCGCGTCGAGTTCCTCGAGGACTTCGGCTCCAGCATCCACAG cctgctcaaGGCCTACGATGAGCACCAGAAGATCCTGAAGGCGCACGCGGCCCGGAAACGGGCGCCCGAGAACGG CTCAGAGGAACCCGACGACAAACGGCTCCGACCCGACGACCCCTCGGGGCTCCTGGGACCCCTCAGCTTTTCAGGGGGGGACCCCAACCCCTCCTACAACTACTGGTACCAg cacggctACGGCACCTACGGCTACCAGAGCCCCTGGGGCTACAGCCACTACTACgggcagagctga
- the MRPL49 gene encoding large ribosomal subunit protein mL49, which translates to MAAMAALGRRLRALGRGVRGVQTPPRYEESTAEFGFVERLLPPSRIPEPPPHPKYPTPSGWSPPADPPPELPYLVRRSRLHNLPVYLGLRQGRRLTELRRIHGDIWALERDLRAFLGSQGVPEVAAQVNEVTGTLRLRGHWGPQVRQWLLQRGF; encoded by the exons ATGGCGGCGATGGCGGCGCTGGGCCGGAGGCTGCGGGCGCTGGGCCGAGGGGTCCGGGGGGTGCAG ACCCCTCCCCGCTATGAGGAGTCGACGGCCGAGTTCGGGTTCGTGGAGCggctgctgccccccagccGCATCCCCGAGCCCCCCCCGCACCCCAAATACCCCACCCCGTCCGGCTGGAGCCCCCCCGCAG ACCCCCCCCCGGAGCTGCCCTACCTGGTGCGGCGCTCCCGCCTGCACAACCTGCCCGTCTACCTGGGGCTGCGGCAGGGCCGGCGCCTCACGGAGCTGCGCCGCATCCACGGCGACATCTGG GCACTGGAGCGGGACCTGAGGGCGTTCCTGGGCTCCCAGGGGGTCCCCGAGGTGGCGGCGCAGGTGAACGAGGTGACGGGGACGCTGCGGCtcagggggcactgggggccGCAGGTGCGGCAGTggctgctccagaggggctTCTAG
- the LOC132341114 gene encoding pre-mRNA-processing factor 39-like isoform X2, with protein MAAEGPEEGPGGSGGTGEAMDGDGDGGPPAEPPPPAPPDPDPGADPDPDPGAGPDDPGADAGAAPPPPAALNGAPPPAEPPPEEPPPFPPEFQRLWGAAQGSPHDFGAWTELLAYVEQEELLEAARRAFDAFFQRYPYCFGYWRKYAELERRLGSARRAQQVLERGLQSIPLSLELWLHYIGLLQSSLDPARPESAQRVRGAFEAALAAAGMDFRSDKLWESYVEWERERGDLRAVTAIYDRLLSMPTQLYSHHWERFKEHVLQHPPGAILSPEELLWVRSKLGPGPEPAPRPPEAPPGAEPPPGAPPQAQEDLDQEKIRELVISMRQQIYTQNEAEVSKRWNFEDGIKRPYFHVKPLERAQLRNWREYLDWEVAAGSHERSIVLFERCLIACALYEEFWVKYTRYLESRTVPGARSVFQRACGFHLPRKPNIHLLWAAFEEKQGNVDEARRILRSFEAAVPGLAMVRLRRVSLERRHGRVAEAEALLLEAMRANEGLPLGSFYAVKLARQVCKVQKNLGKARKVLVEALEKDPENARLHANLLEMEFGADVGQNEGNTMSCFERALRSPLPDEAKLLFSQRRVEFLEDFGSSIHSLLKAYDEHQKILKAHAARKRAPENGSEEPDDKRLRPDDPSGLLGPLSFSGGDPNPSYNYWYQHGYGTYGYQSPWGYSHYYGQS; from the exons ATGGCGGCGGAGGGGCCCGAGGAGGGACCCGGGGGCTCCGGGGGCACCGGGGAGGCGAtggacggggacggggacggcg gCCCCCCGGCCGAGCCTCCCCCTCCCGCTCCccccgatcccgatcccggtgctgatcccgatcccgatcccggtGCCGGTCCCGATGATCCCGGTGCCGATGCCGgtgccgcccctccccccccggcCGCCCTGAACGGGGCCCCTCCCCCCGCGGAGCCGCCCCCGGAGGAGCCGCCGCCGTTCCCGCCCGAGTTCCAGCGGCTCTGGGGGGCggcccagggcagcccccacGACTTCGGCGCCTGGACCGAGCTGCTGGCCTACGTGGAGCAGGAG gagctgctggaggccgCCCGCCGCGCCTTCGACGCGTTCTTCCAGCGCTACCCGTACTGCTTCGGCTACTGGCGCAAGTACGCCGAGCTGGAGCGGCGCCTGGgcagcgcccgccgcgcccAGCAG gtgctggAGCGGGGGCTGCAGTCCATCCCcctgagcctggagctgtggctgcactaCATCGGCCTCCTGCAGAGCTCGCTGGACCCCGCGCGGCCCGAGAGCGCCCAGCGCGTGCGGGG GGCGTTCGAGGCGGCGCTGGCGGCGGCCGGGATGGATTTCCGCTCGGACAAGCTCTGGGAATCCTACGTGGAGTGGGAGCGGGAGCGCGGCGACCTCCGCGCCGTCACGGCCATCTACGACCGCCTGCTGTCCATGCCCACGCAGCTCTACAGCCACCACTGGGAGAG GTTCAAGGAGCACGTGCTGCAGCACCCGCCCGGTGCCATCCTGTCCCccgaggagctgctctgggtccGCTCCAAGCTCGGGCCCGGCCCCGAGCCCGCCCCGAGGCCGCCGGAGGCGCCGCCGGGCGCGGAGCCGCCCCCCGGGGCCCCGCCCCAGGCTCAG GAGGATCTGGACCAGGAGAAGATCCGGGAGCTCGTGATCTCCATGAGGCAGCAAATCTACACCCAGAACGAGGCCGAAGTCAGCAAACGCTGGAACTTCGAGGATGGG ATCAAGCGTCCCTATTTCCACGTGAAGCCCCTGGAGCGGGCGCAGCTGCGGAACTGGCGCGAGTACCTGGACTGGGAGGTGGCGGCGGGCTCGCACGAGCGCAGCATCGTCCTCTTCGAGCGCTGCCTCATCGCCTGCGCCCTCTACGAGGAGTTCTGGGTCAAG TACACGCGGTACCTGGAGTCCCGCACGGTGCCGGGCGCCCGCAGCGTTTTCCAGCGCGCCTGCGGCTTCCACCTGCCCCGCAAGCCCAACATCCACCTGCTGTGGGCCGCCTTCGAGGAGAAGCAAG GCAACGTGGACGAGGCCCGGCGCATCCTGCGCAGTTTCGAGGCGGCGGTGCCCGGCCTGGCCATGGTGCGGCTGCGCCGCGTCAGCCTGGAGCGCCGGCACGGGCGCGTGGCCGAGGCCGAGGCGCTGCTGCTCGAGGCCATGAGGGCCAACgaggggctgcccctgggctccTTCTACGCCGTCAAGCTGGCCCGGCAGGTGTGCAAGGTGCAGAAGAACCTGGGCAAGGCCCGCAAGGTGCTGGTGGAGGCCCTGGAGAAGGACCCG GAGAACGCCCGGCTCCACGCCAACCTGCTGGAGATGGAGTTCGGGGCGGACGTGGGGCAGAACGAGGGCAACACCATGAGCTGCTTCGAGCGCGCCCTGCGCAGCCCCCTGCCCGACGAGGCCAAGCTGCTCTTCTCGCAGCGCCGCGTCGAGTTCCTCGAGGACTTCGGCTCCAGCATCCACAG cctgctcaaGGCCTACGATGAGCACCAGAAGATCCTGAAGGCGCACGCGGCCCGGAAACGGGCGCCCGAGAACGG CTCAGAGGAACCCGACGACAAACGGCTCCGACCCGACGACCCCTCGGGGCTCCTGGGACCCCTCAGCTTTTCAGGGGGGGACCCCAACCCCTCCTACAACTACTGGTACCAg cacggctACGGCACCTACGGCTACCAGAGCCCCTGGGGCTACAGCCACTACTACgggcagagctga